Within Oreochromis niloticus isolate F11D_XX linkage group LG2, O_niloticus_UMD_NMBU, whole genome shotgun sequence, the genomic segment caaaGGGGATTTATGTCTTCTTCTGGGATTAAACCGGAGGTCTCTTTGCTTGTTAGGCTAAAGCGATGCTGTGTGTTTCATGTTGGTTAATGACATAGAATCAGAATCATCAGGCAGTTATGCAGCTGTTTAAAAGTGCTGCAGCAAGTCGGCTGTCCACTAGGGCTGGgattcgtcactgatttctagaatcgatttgattcagattcacaaggtcccaatTAGATTCAATCCacgatttgatttgatttgatttgatttgattcgatttgatttgaatctgggaaattttgcctcagacagtcagaaatattataattctgatcatttatcagtacatatccatatttttatatctgtaaaaagaaagctggcacctgtgagacttcatcagaggtgtaagcattacagcagatgtttgtgtttgtgtcaaagtaactgagcaTAAAACACTGaagaacatgaaggagattttcctggcctggctttttatagcagataaccacCTTAAAAAATATTCGGCAGTAGAACAAAAAAcggaagaaaaccatgaatcaacagacaaacattacctgatgctgcttgaagtgaagcagagcaaaggtTTGCAGATGTTTAATTAGAGACTCAGCTAAGCATTTTGCAATTtcgcataattttaaaaagtttcttcagtattgaacagcagaaattaggctttcttgttggaagtcatttaaatttaaaaaaaaaaaacagcgactgtgctgtaaacaacagtagactggtgcgtaataagcaAGTGAATAATGAAGAAAGCATTGATTTTTagaactgttcttgaagtacactgagagagagagagagagctctgcaggaagtgtgatttttatcatgatggaagcaaaacagcaaaagtaagagggaattcatgacgatctTTATGTGAAGCGAAATGTGGAGCTTAGTTTGggtcttcttttgctgctggttcaatcaattttggttggagagagataaaacgtgcagcttcagaatctagcgcaaaaaaaGTGGTAAACACAAAGTGCGGACCCGCCAACGCATCAGAATCTGtaagctgtcggctttcagccccaacggcgtgtccgtgtacaGACCTAAAAATAAATCGATATCACGTTATTCAAGCTAGAATTGATTTTAATCGGAAAATCGATAATCAAAAACCACCCCTACTGTCCACTCTCATAAAGGAGGTGgtgaagaaaggaaaaacattcagacagtgtatttaaaaaatgacataGAATCAGAATCATCAGGCATCATTTTTGTACAAAAATGATAAATTCCTTAAAAAAGAATATGGGACCTCACAGGTGTGACTACATGAAAATCACAGGGTAATTATGTGAGCTGCTAGAAAGCTGACAGCCTCAAGTTGTTAAACTGAGTGTATAAACGACTCTGCTTCATTAGTTGATAATCACCAAaaagctgtgatttttttccccttgcccTCTAAACCTCTCCCGTGGTTAAATATTATAGTCACATTTCTAACTCAAGGCtgataaattgcaaaaaaaatgtctatttcttatttttaacCACGTGAGAAAGCAAAATTGTTTGTATTTGatacaaactgcacacaaatgTGACTGACCTATGGAGATAGCTGCATGTGTTTTCTGGTTTCTCCACGAAGACATTAACATCGTTGGCTTTGGTTGTTCACCAGGCAGGAATTGTGAGAGGAGAAGTTTAAACGCTTCCCATTTTCTTGCCTTCATTCACCTGGCTGGTGGCAGCATGAAGTGGATATCCAGCCCACTGGACTCTAGCCTGTGGCTCTTCTGAGGGACTTCAAGCCAAGAGACATAATTGTTTTTTAGGTTATCCTGAGTCAGctacatggtctcctttcagaATACCTCACCTGGGGGGCATCCTAGTCAGAtacccgaaccacctcaacctGCTGTGTAGGAGTAGCAGCTCTGCTCTGACTGAGCTGCTCATCTCTAAAGCAGAACCCAGACACCCTTCAGAGCAGGGATGTCAAAACTCATTTTATCGTGGGTTGCATACAGCCCATTTTGATATGAAGTGGGACAGACCAGCAAAACTCCTTTTCTATTAGTGTAAAGACATTTAATCCtatttaatataagaaaaagaagtgcattttcagcagcacatcacagtttttttttaatggtaaaGAATTGCTGCTGCAGTAAATGAAAGTAATCTGTCagtgtgaataaataaaaatgtatatttacagATTACATGTGTAACTATATGTACACATGTAATCTGTAAAATTACAAAAGTTCTGGTAGCTCTCTGCCCAGAGAGGGGGGCAGATCCCTTATCAGTTGGAAAAGCTGCGAAATTTATATAAATTAATGCTATCCTATAGTTGTTTCAAAGCCATCAGTGGGCCAGATATGAGTCTTTGCCTGCCCAATTCTGGCCCCCAGGCCTTATGTTGACACCCATGCTCCAGAGGAAGCTAATTTCCGCTGCTCATATCTGTGATCTCATTCTTTCCGTCCCTACCCTCATGGCCATAGGTGAGTTAGATCTACTAGTATATGGACAGCGTTGCGTTCACGCCTTTACCACAGCTGACCAGTATGACGTGGACATGAATGTCAGAAAGTCTAACACTGGGGACACCAATGGGGGAGGGGAGTGGACAGGGGGTGCTACACCCCTGTTTCCTGCACCCTACCCGGTGTAGGGGTGGGATGTTGTTTCAGGGGGTGCATCCGCTCGCCCGCACTTTAGAGGGGGGGTTGCGTATGTGTCATTGTGTCAccggtgtgtgggtgtgtgtgtgaatgattggCCTGCATGTTTGTTTATATAAGTGTACACGgtcagtttgtctgtgtgtttaggTATGGCTGGGCCTGAGCCGATAGAGTCTATAGAGCTCATCTTGGAGCAGTCCAACACTGAGCTGCTGTGTGGGGCGGGCATGTCTGAAACTGCTGAGCCATCTGACGAGCAGCTGAAGCTGAAGGAGTATATTTGTTATCACATTGTGGTCCAACTGTATAACACATGCCAGTTTTCACCAGTTATTTGCAGACTGTGTTGGAGCTTGATGGCCTACATACAGCAGAGTTATCAGGGCTTGTTTTCTGAAAGTGGCTCGACTGTTACTTCTTGTAACGGAGCTGATAAGAGAGGTGAGACTGAACCATGACCATGCAGTAAATGTGTGACCCGCGAAGCCTCAACAATGAGCTACTGAAGGCCAGTTTGATGGTGCTCTTTGTGGATTATTGTAATGCTTTCACAAAAATTTGTTGCTGATAAATGGTGATTATTAAgaacacataaaaataaaaatgtatgatGTATGTGTCCAACATGAAAAAggactgaaacagaaaatgaaagtgttCCAGCCCTCAGAGGCTGTCTGAAGTCCATTCTCGAATCTTGAGTTCACTTTCCTTACAAGTTCCTCGAGCGTGCCATCGCTGGCAGAGTTTTAAAACAGTGATGGATACAGCAACCAGAACTGAAGTCAGTGAACACTCCAAACACTCGCAtcagctctctctctcctgttctTTCTCCTTTCAGGCCACTGTGATGCTGAACAAGTCGAGAGGGACAAGCATGGTGGACCACAAGAAAACCCGTTAAAAGACCTCCACGCTCTCTTCATAATCCAATGCAAACGGCACCCACAGCAAGCACACAGTCAGCACCCAAAGCCTTATCATGCCACCCAAGCTCAACAACACTGACACGGGGTAGCAAGATGATGCCACTTCACCAGCATCTCTATTATGCATAATATTCTGCCTGTCAAAGGTTCTGTTATTCTCTGAGGCAGGGACGTAAACTGTATTTTATGTCTTAAATTGACACTGCCATCACTTTACAAGTTTACAATTGGTCTTAATAGACAAGTCAATGTTTACCTTAAAcctaaaaacacttttattttctaCTTCAAGCTTAATGCATCTGCATTGGCCGTATGTTGCTCAGACAGGGTTTCTGCGGTGTATCTTTAAATAGTTTCCTAAAATGCTAGCTTTAAAGCGTATACATTTATTCAGGTTTCTGTgaggttttctttgttttcgcTCATTGACTTTAAAACATTCCAGCTTGTTTGTAGATTGGCttcatattttaatataaaCTAGCATTTCTTGGGAGGCTGAATGGCACTTCTTTGAGGGGAGaataaacacagttttttgCTCTACACAGCACAGCATGGAGCCTGTATGTAATGTGAGATTCACTTGTTTGTTCTTTTATGGAAATATGCCATCCTTTGTTTATCCGAGTACTAAATGATAGACCACATGGAATATACACTCCATAAAAAATTCCAAAGGAAAGACAGTATTAGAATGCTGATAAGTGTTGATTGACCAAATAAACTGCTTTAATTATGTTAAGAGTCAGCgctaatgtaaaattgtaatgATGTCAAAAATCAGTGAGTTTAAGCGATAATACAGTCCAAAGCATGGGATAGGATACAGGATTGTCTctttaaagacatttaaacatgCTAGTAAATTAATTTAAGACATACGTGAAACTAATGACAAGCAAAATGTTTGcatagaacaaaaaaaacaggagaaatgagCAGAAAATTGTAGCACAGCTGTTATCCTGAATTTTTGTACAagtgtttcatttttcagaGGGCTGCAACACTTGGACGTGGAGATTATAATCATGTAACATATGGCATTGTTAGTTATGCTTTCCCCTCAAATGATCTTGTGATGTTTTAAGTGACGGGTAATGGTCTATACTGTCAGCAGAGATAACATGGTGACACCCCACCCTATTCAAAAGCCCCACTTTTAAAATAGCTGTAACTAAAGTGGATATTTAAACTGCTTCGCATTAATTTgttctataaaaaaaaaccaatttaAACATTTGTTAAGTTGTGTGAGGTAAAACTTGGATTTATCTGCCTCCCGGTTCAGCTCAAAACTACCGTTTCAAATGACAGACTTTTACTGcgaaagaaaaataatcaataTGGGCTAACTTGATTCTTACATCCTTGTTTGCATGCAGCCAGTTAACCATTTAATCTTTAGCAAATCAACAAGTTATACTGAGGAATAAAAAGCTGGACCACTCAGTggatttattgtattttagtttgtttttgtgggGCCAAGCAGGCGCTGCTCCGGCCAGCTCAGAGTAAATCAGGTAGTGGATTAAAGGACGATGATTATTTGTAGCTATGCCCTACATCTCTAAATATGTAATGTGCATGATAACGTGAAGATGGCTCCTGTAACTATGCAGCAGTATGCACTTTAATAActaatactaaaaaaaaaaaaaaacaacccaaaaagcTGTACAATGATGCTTTATTCTCACAGTGATTCCATATTACTCTTAATGATACAAATCCACATAGTAAAGGGCCAAAAATTCCCAAATTGAATATGATATTGAATATTTGTGATTTTTGACCATCATTTTGCACTTTCCATTTCTGTCTCTTTCCACGAGAGGAGGGAactgtttaaattgtttttaaaaaaagcagttaTTATTGCACTTCCCCTCCTCTTTGGTGCTTTTTGTACACAGCTTGTTCCAAAGGCGAGCAAATGCATGCAACACTGCAGCCCCAGCTAATGCAGTCATCTCTTGCAGGTATATGGTGGCTTTAACTTGAGAAGTGCTGTTTTATAGAGAATAAACAGGAGCCTCAAACTGTTGATCCAGCGTTTCTGGTCTGTTCATTTCTCTGCTGTTTCCACCAGCAGGCTTACCTCTGTGAATAAGCAAATCAGCACAGTTACAAAAATACTACTTATGCAAAGCTCTTACATCACCATTGCATTTGATGTAACTGCGCAGCCAAAGAATTGATTGCCACAGATTGCGTTTGAATTTTTGAATGATATTGGATTAGATCAAATCACATTAAACTCTGTTGTCATCGTGCAACGAGAGCCAAGCAAAATGCTGTTCATAAAACTACATAGTGCAAGCAGTACTCAAGTGAATGTAGGTCTTACAAACACAGATTATTGCACAAATGAGCAAAACACTGATAAAGAGAAAGTGTAATATGACAGGATACATGTGTGTTTACAGTACAAATAATCAAGCAGTTTACATTATGTAATATTCAGTCCAATGAATGAGTAATGCACATAAACAATGAGTCAATACAGTATGTCATGTAACATGTAAAGTATATGTACTAGTAATACAAAGTGGGTACTATGCGGTAGGTATGTAGCTACAATATGAACAATAATAAATTGTAGGCTACTGTATGAGTTATTGTAGCTGTCTCCATTAATCTGTGTTGCATCTTTGTCCAACAAACTAACTGTATTTTTTATAGCTTTCCCTCTGTACCCCACAGATGTTGATATTgattgatttaaaatcaatcaaTATAGGATTGGATTTTAGACTTTAATTCAGGATATTTATCTGAAGTGTTGCATTAACTGGTTAGAAATTACAACactttttatacacagtccccTGTTTCCCCAAATTTGAGGATAAAAATTAATTGGACAGTTGACTGACAATTATTTTCATGGCCAGGTGAGACCTGGTCCCTCTTATTTCATCACAAATGAAGCAAACAATGTGTGAACCTGATTCAGTGTGtgaaatttatattttacagctttggctttaattttaaatatgggGACTAAGGAGATGTCAGTACAGGTGAAGGAGGCTGGAAAGACCACACAAGAAAATTTAAGTGCATGATGACAGAATTGTTTCCATGCTTCAGAAAAACACCTTCACACCATCAAACCAAGTCAGGAACACTCTCAAGCAGGTAAGTGTATCATTGTCAAGGTCTAAATTCAAGCCACACCTTGATGAATGGAAATGCAGAGGCTTTGGAACAATGTACCAGATTAGACTTTGCCAACACATGGGCAGATAAAACCAAGATTAACTTGTACCCGAATTTGTATTATTACAGGACAGTCTAGGCAATGAGacaacagtttttttctgtaattttacccatttatttcttacaaatTAAGTCCAAAGACTCCCACTGGCAgatttatttcattaatttgAACTTACTACTAGAAACAGCACTCTAATGTGTAGTTAAaattctttacactgacagaaaggggagtttaGATGGTCTGGCCCACTTGAAATGTGGCCCATAATGAGTttataaaatgagtttgacatccctggtcTAGGCCCTTAGAAAGCAGGGATCTTATAATAAGTTTTACTTGCAGATAAGATAAAAATTCTTAATCCTTTCAAGAGTTTTACTCCCCACATAAAGGGAAAGATATTCCACTAATGGCCACGCATTTCTGTAGCACTTTAACATCACATGAGAATAATTatgttgtatttaaaatatatcaaattttcCTCCTGGAACCATTCCCAGCTGGTAGTAAATGAGATGCCTAAAATTATAAGCAATATAGTCCTCTTTAAGTGAAAGCCTTACTTCTTTTATATATTAATAGAAAGCATTAACCCACCAGTGAGGGAACTCGGGGTGTATACAAGCCATAAGAAAGGACAGCTTTGTTgacatttgtttcattttaatgactTAGATCCACAGTGATAAAGGAAACACTGTCCACCTCTTTGCTGCCCTCTCTTGTAGTCTTTAATGTATATAtagtgttgttcttttttttaacaatgaaTGAAAGGCCATGAcaccatctttgtttttattccGCGTAATGAATGTAGGTCATTTTGCAAGCAGTGTGTTTACATAGCATCGCCGTAACTCGACCCATATTACGCATAAGTCTGCGTGCACGAACTGAAATTTTAGCCTCATTTCACACCCTGTATACATGCACGGACTCTGCTATCCGCCTCACGTGTCATTCTCGTCACTCATGTTCCACGCTGGCTTCGTTCTGCCTGAACATCTGCCCcttatcctctcctctctccctaACTGCGTGCCGACGCCGTCCGTACAAAAACTCCGCTACAGCGAATTTCGGGTCCCTTGTTTCCTTATATGGTGATGAGCGTCGCAGCCTGGCCCCTCCCTCAAACTGTGAGCGAGGCGCGTGCACTAACCGCCGCCGCCGCTCACCGTTCGCTTCCATATTTGGAAGTGAGTTCAACAAAAACCGCAAGGAGGGGAGGGCAggggagaggagaagagagaggaTGGATGATGAAGATTTTCCTCCCACTCTGGAAACCCGCTCCGCGTCCGGCTGGGAGATGAATGTTGGTCATTAACAGCGACAGACTGGTCTCACCTATCAAACACCCCTCACGCGGTTTATGTAATAATTATCACGGCTTTTAAAGGGCAGTTAAAAATGGCAACTGGAATAAACGCTGCAGTCGTGCTATTTTTACTCACCATAAAGTGCCACTGAAGGTTAAATAGGCCTCACTAGCCAAGATTTGTAGGTTTTTCCACATTCtaagaaaaacacatattcCCATAATGCACTCTGTTATCGGTTTGGTATGTTTGATTTGTTCACGTACACTTGCCGCCACCACCCTAATGAAATATACATACATCAGATGGCAATGGGAAAATTGTGAAACGatacatattatatatttaaaaaaatattatatatttaaaaatgagtTGAAAATTAAACCAGCCACTTAGTGCCTGGTTAGTGCCTGGTTTCATTTTGCGTGGATTAGATTCGAGGCCCTCTCTGTGTTATCGTCATGTTTGTTAATGACCAGTAAGCACAACAGCCGGACTACCGCGGTTAACAGACATTCACTCCCGCTCGTGCACTTTGGTGTAGCCGGGGCCGCGCTTAAGGGCGCGTTCACGCTTCGCATCCAGTGTTTGTGAGCAAGAGCGACGATTCAATCGCCCATTCAATTTCTACCAGACGCAGACGAATCCAGAGCTACAGCTATGGTATGTTTAACACAGCCTTTTCGTACTTTTGTATTATTTATGCATTCTCGACGGGTTTTTTTTGCCTAATAATGATTCAGTTTAAGCCCGCGGGGAGTTTTAACTGGGAATTAACGGAGTTTAATTTGTAGGTGTTTTAGCATCACTCGAGCCGGCTGTATGCCGCAGGAGCCTGTGCTAGCGCTTGGCTAGGCTGGGGAGCTGACTAGGAAACTGGATTGGTAATAATGCCGTAACGCAGTGTAGTCTGTCAGTGTTCGCATTCAGTGAACTTTCCGAGCGGCAATTTTCACACGATGGAGATAACAGACTAGGTTAATCACTAACGATTCTTTTAAGTAAAAGCCACTGGCGCCATTTCGTTCATCTCCAAGTGTTTCGCCGACAAAAAGCCGCTTTATCGAGGGGCCCCTGTCTGAGTTAACGTCCGCACCGTTGCCATGACACTGCTCCGGTGTTTCCACTGCATCATGTTTCAGTTATTTCACCTGTGCTCGCCCGTGTTCCCGCATCACAGGGCTGCGGCGCTGGCAGGTGCAGCAGCACCAGTGCCTCCGGGGCTGCCCGGCTAGCAGTATTGTTAGCCGGACTAGCTGCGTTACAGTGCAGCCAGAAATGACACCCATTATGGCGCTAGCTgagattttcttcttctttgtctgtACACGGCTCCCATACTGACGCTGTTTTAAGTGCTGGTGCACTCGTaaagcattattattatttctgttaTTATATTATCCCACAGTGAGGGCAAAAGCACAAACCGCATGATTGTGTTGGAGGAATGCCGTGAGAATAAATGTGCGATTTGACAGACGAGCGGTCCTTTTGAGAGCAGTTTTGCCTTATATAGCAAGCTAGCGTTCACATGTGCGTGTGCTGCATTCATGGCCCCACCCTGAATTTGGTGCAAAGACCATTTTGTTTGGGGCTGTATTTTTTATGTCTCAGCAGTTAGATTGGACCTATTGCAACGCCCCCCCCGGTAGCTTTACTCCGTTTCTTCAGGGAGGAACCGCATCTTTGACCGGATTATTACCGATATGAAACGCCAATTTGGCAGCGTTAGGGGCCGCTTGCTAGAGGCTAGCGGGGCCGCTGTGTCTTCACGTTCGGCGCTGCGCATCTTTTATTTTGCGTTGCGCATCTAATTCATACAGCTGTTTACTCACGCGGGTCGGGGTGAAAATAAACAGATGtctgttcattcattcatacgTGAAACAATAGAGAAGCAGGAATAGTTTCCCCCCATCGCCCCCAAAGGGAAAAATAATGTTTATCTAAGTACTATCGCCATTTTCCTCGCTATCCTCACAGACGTGCACTAAATCACCCTGAGAGTCTAGATATAAGCCTGCCGTGGCCTTCCAGTGAAATTGTCCTGCATCATAAAGGTGAGAGGCCTGTAATCTTAAAAAGGAAGACTTGGACTGTGACTCCTTTGTACTGATTCAGTTGAACCTTGGCGTCAGTGATTAGCATTAGATAAGATTAGAGCTGGGTCTGAGCGCAGTCATAACGATTCCTCATCAAAAAAACCTAGTACCatctctttttattattatttaacagTTGCAAGCcatgtttggtggttgtagccCTTGTCCCTTCCTTCGAGGAAGAATGCAGTGAGATGACTGTGCTTTCTCATGTGCAAAAAAGTGTGTAAACTTGACTAAATTGCAAAGGCACGGAGAAATGGTGCAGTACCAGTCTTACTTTCTTAATTAAGTAGGGCTGCTCACTGGTTAATTATTACTCTGGAATTCTCGTTATCTTACAGGCCTTTAACGCCCTGAGCAAACATACAATGTCTGCCCCGGGCTGCTTCCCCAGTTTTCCGTGTTTCCTGCCCCATTATTTCCTTTtcattgttgtcttttttttttctctcccattGCTGGGggatctgtttttttcctttcctgtaAGGGGCCTTAAACAGAGTCAGAAGACATGACTGTGACAGTGAGCTTGGGTAGCCTGTGTTATACATTTCAACAGAAGCTTCATTGTTCATGACTAAGGCCGACGCTGAAATGCTCAAATCCTGACCACACCCTCACCCACGTGGTCATCTTTATAGCAGAGATGCCTGTTGCGTGGAGAAAGGCCGAAGCTGGGTAATGTTTTATAACTCCTCGTCCAGTCATAGTCACAGAAGTGTAGACACACCTGTTAGCTGAACTTACGGGGTTTTTTATGTTCAGTGTGGACTTTGGACAGTCTAGACtggaaataatgaaaacaaataatgaaaacaaaatggcaGACTGCAGTCTGccgttttgttttcattatttcctTGTTATATATTATTAAGGAAATCGTGTTTTTATGACAAAATCATCAGTGTTTATTTAATTGAAACTCATGAAAACATTCCGATTTGTTTTATCCAGCCCACATCTGGTAATCACCACATCTTTTGTGCATTCAAGCCTCCTCATCAGTCACTGGGAgtgttcctgctctctctctctctctgtgtgacGGTCACATGCCACCCTCTCAGGCCATTCTTCAGCCTAACGATGTCTGTATTTACTGTAGTTGTCACGTCTGGCCTGTTGAGACCACAGCCTTGCGTTGACCAAGCAGTGACTATagaaaagtgacaaaaaccCACCCTTTTGTTTGACTCCAGCTTAAAATACATTCAGTTCCTGTGCATCTCCTGCCAAGTTAAACAGTTATTATAAAAATATACCATCACCTTTTATAGTAAATGCAGAGGGGCTGAAAAGGGTTTTTTTGAAGAAAAGAAATTGCAGCAGACCCGAAGCCATTTCTGCTTGGTTTGTATCAGGAAGGACACaattataataaaaatgaacatcAGTATTTTACATGCCAAAATGTTCATGGCattgttttttgaaaaaactcGTGCAGAGTCAGACAAAGGAATGATTAATGATTCCAGTGATGGGCGAAGAAACAGGTTTGGGAACCTTGTTTGAACTTTAATTCTCTATTGGATGTTTCTCCAATCTGAATAACATATTTGTGTAAACTACGTAGTGTTTGGCTTGTTATGTTCTGAATGATCAAAAAGTTTTTTAGTTAATTGtaaacaattaaaataaaaagtatactttaaaaaaaacattaaagctaCCTCAAGTGATGTATATGAACTTGGAAcactaaacaaaatgaaaaacaaatttagaggaaatgCCTTTTTGGTTTTTAGTATTAGTTAGTTTGGTAAAACATTGTTATTACAGCTTTCCTAATGAGATAATATCCTGGATAACCTGTTTCTCTGTCAGATCCGCCTCTTGCTTTTCGCATCTGGTTTCAAAAGATGGTGATGGCAAAGACGCTTAGTTCAAGGCTTCATAACAAGCCTTCATAAATTAGTGGATGACATCAGTGGCTGCGTCGATCTTTTATTCTGTGGATAATACTCACATTTGAAAAGTTAAAGGCATTTTTTGCAGACTTTTGATGAGCAGAAGCATTAGTCAGTTCACATTAATAACATTTTGTTCTTAATTTTGGAACTTAATAAACTAGTGGCTCCATATTTTGTGAATTATGAGTTATATACTGCACTGAAGCTATTCAGGCATGTTAGGGAATTACTTGAATTTTGAAGAGTTGCTATAGGGCAGCTGTCGTGATGTTGATATGTGAGACTCTGTATTAACACGTGGTTCGATCCTTAGGCCTCCGGTGTGAAAGTCACAGATGAAGTCATCACGGTCTTCAATGACATGAAGGTGCGTAAGGCTCAGCCAAACGAGGacgagaagaagaagaggaagaaggccATCCTGTTCTGCCTGAGCAAGGACCTGAAGAACATTGTTCTGGACGACGGCAAAGAGATCCTCGTGGGCGACTTGGGAACCACCGTGCAGGACCCATACCAGCACTTTGTGAAGATGCTGCCCCCAAACGATTGCCGCTACGCTCTGTATGACGCCACCTACGAgaccaaagaaacaaagaaggaGGACCTCGTCTTTATCTTCTGGTAAAAGCAACCGTTATTgcacatttaaaagtttttgAGCTTCATTAAATTGACATTAgagttaaatttttttttcttacgtCACAGGGCTCCAGATAGTGCTCCCTTGAAGAGTAAGATGATCTATGCCAGCTCAAAAGATGCCATCAAGAGGAAATTTGAAGGTGAGTGTCTGGTTGTGATCAGAGAATCATCAGAAACAAGTATTCACACTTGATCTTGAACCACACTTAAACCTGAATTATGTAAACGCTCTCGAGACAACACGACAGAGGGTATCACCTGACTCTGCTGTCACCCTCAGCTCACAAAGGATGAATGCATCTTTGAGTTAATTGTTTTAGCCCCAACTTATATATTATAAGTGACGAGCCCCCCGTCCCcagtatcagaatcagaatactttattaatccatagGGAAATTATGTATTGGATGTTGTTGCTCATAGATGCGATGGGTGGATCCTTTAAGTATGGCCACATGTGTGAGCTTAAAGATGAAAA encodes:
- the cfl1 gene encoding cofilin-1, which gives rise to MASGVKVTDEVITVFNDMKVRKAQPNEDEKKKRKKAILFCLSKDLKNIVLDDGKEILVGDLGTTVQDPYQHFVKMLPPNDCRYALYDATYETKETKKEDLVFIFWAPDSAPLKSKMIYASSKDAIKRKFEGIKHEWQVNGFEDLKDRHTLAEKLGGSSVVSLEGAPL